Genomic DNA from Planctomycetia bacterium:
AACAACCCGAAACTTCGCCGGCATGATCAAATGGGCCTGCCTCTTACAATACCTGCGATATGACGTCAAAATCGCGTTTTGAGACAAGGCCTAGTGTTGCAACGCCATTCGCGCCAGAGCAAGCCGGGGAACACCGCGGCGTCGCGGAGATAGCGTTTCAACAAGCGGCGCGGTTCCGTGGCGCAGCGATGCAGCCACTCCAACCCAGTGCGGCGCATCCAGCCGGGGGCGCGGCGTTTTTCGCCGGCGAGGAAATCAATCGTCGCGCCCGCGCAAATCGCGAGACTGGCGTCGATGCGGTCGCGATTTGCGTGAACCCAGAGCTCTTGCTTCGGAGCGCCGACGCCCACGATCAACACGTCCGGTCGTACCGCGGCGATTTTCTCAAGAATGCGTTCGTTTTCCGCGGCATCATGTTCAAAGCCAAACGGCGGACTATACGTACCGACGACTTCAACCGTCGGCCAACGCTGTGCAATGTTCTTAGCGGCGCGTTCCGCCACGCCGGGCATCGCGCCAAGCAGATACGTGCGTAGTGGCCTCTCGTTCGAGGCGGATGTATATAGTGCCGGCACGAGATCGCTACCAGTCACGCGCTCAGGCAAGGGGCGCCGCAGCAATCGCGAGGCCCACACGACTGGCATACCGTCTGCCACAACGAGCGACGCGTCCTGATAGGCAGCGCGTAGTCCCTCGTGATGCTGCACCAGCACGGCATGATCGACATTCGGCGTCACAACATACCGGCAAGGGCGCGGCGAGTCCGCCAGCCAACTTGAAAGACGCGTCACCGCATCGCCCAGCGTCAGCCGGTCAATATCCATCCCAAAAAGTCGCACGCGATCAGGCATGGGGAGCCGTACGAAACGTGGCGCCAAGAGACTGACAACTGAACACTGAAAACTTCAAACGCGCCCCCAAACTCACCGTCCCAGCACCGCGCGATAAACTTCCGCTACGCCGGCCGCCATGCTTTCGTCGGAGAAATGGCTGCGCTGTCGATTGAGGGCGCTGGTGCGAATCGCCTGCCAGTCGACGTCGCCGTGGAGATAACGCTCGATGGCTTCGGCAAGTTGCGAAGAATCATGCGGCCTCACGAGCAAACCGTCCTGCCCGTCGCGAATTGCTTCCGGGACGCCTTCGACGTTGGTCGCGACAATCGGAACACCGGAGGCCATGGCTTCGAGAATGACCATCGGCAGGCCTTCGCCAAACAGGCTCGGCAGGACGAACAAGTCCATCTGGTCGAGCTCCGCCGTCACGTTTGAGCAGAACCCGGTCCAGGTAATACTGTCGGCG
This window encodes:
- a CDS encoding WecB/TagA/CpsF family glycosyltransferase; this translates as MPDRVRLFGMDIDRLTLGDAVTRLSSWLADSPRPCRYVVTPNVDHAVLVQHHEGLRAAYQDASLVVADGMPVVWASRLLRRPLPERVTGSDLVPALYTSASNERPLRTYLLGAMPGVAERAAKNIAQRWPTVEVVGTYSPPFGFEHDAAENERILEKIAAVRPDVLIVGVGAPKQELWVHANRDRIDASLAICAGATIDFLAGEKRRAPGWMRRTGLEWLHRCATEPRRLLKRYLRDAAVFPGLLWREWRCNTRPCLKTRF